In the genome of Rhodoplanes sp. Z2-YC6860, one region contains:
- a CDS encoding fumarate hydratase yields the protein MNAPTQIVPPYRHTPLFPLGKDTTTYRKISSEGVRVEKVMGKDVLVVSREAMRLLSEAAFMDINHLLRPGHLESLKKIVEDPEASDNDKFVAFDFLKNANIAAGGVLPMCQDTGTAIIMGKKGRLVFTDGEDEGALAEGARDAYLKRNLRYSQLAPISMFEEKNTANNMPAQVEIYADGEDAYKFLFIAKGGGSANKAFLFQATPSILTHDRMVAFLKEKVLTLGTAACPPYHLAIVIGGTSAELTMKTVKLASTKYLDSLPTQGSEDGHAFRDLAMEQEVLKMTQSLGVGAQFGGKYFCHDVRVIRLPRHGASLPIGLGVSCSADRQALGKITKDGVFLEELEHNPAKYLPEVKTEKLGGEVVKIDLNKPMKEILAQLTRYPIKTRLSLTGPMVVARDLAHAKLRERLESGKGLPDYFKNHPVYYAGPAKTPAGYASGAFGPTTAGRMDSFVADFQKAGGSMVMLAKGNRSPAVTAACKQYGGFYLGSIGGVAANLAEHCIKKVEVVEYPELGMEAIWRIEVVDFPAFIVVDDKGNDFFKELNLS from the coding sequence ATGAACGCACCCACCCAAATCGTCCCGCCGTACCGTCACACCCCGCTGTTCCCGCTGGGCAAGGACACCACCACCTACCGGAAAATCTCCTCCGAGGGGGTGCGGGTCGAGAAGGTGATGGGCAAGGACGTGCTGGTGGTGTCGCGCGAGGCCATGCGGCTCCTGTCCGAGGCTGCGTTCATGGACATCAACCACCTGCTGCGTCCCGGCCACCTCGAAAGCCTGAAGAAGATCGTCGAGGACCCGGAAGCCTCCGACAACGACAAGTTCGTGGCCTTCGACTTCCTCAAGAATGCCAACATCGCGGCCGGCGGCGTGCTGCCGATGTGCCAGGACACCGGCACCGCGATCATCATGGGCAAGAAGGGGCGGCTGGTCTTCACCGACGGCGAGGATGAAGGCGCGCTCGCCGAGGGTGCGCGCGATGCCTACCTCAAGCGCAACCTTCGTTATTCGCAGCTCGCGCCGATCTCCATGTTCGAGGAGAAGAACACCGCCAACAACATGCCGGCGCAGGTCGAGATCTATGCCGACGGCGAAGACGCCTACAAGTTCCTGTTCATCGCCAAGGGCGGCGGTTCGGCCAACAAGGCCTTCCTGTTCCAGGCGACGCCGTCGATCCTGACCCACGACCGCATGGTGGCGTTCCTGAAGGAGAAGGTGCTGACGCTCGGCACCGCGGCGTGCCCGCCGTATCACCTCGCCATCGTCATCGGCGGCACCTCGGCCGAGCTGACGATGAAGACCGTCAAGCTCGCCTCGACCAAGTATCTCGACAGCCTGCCGACGCAGGGCTCGGAGGACGGCCACGCCTTCCGCGACCTCGCGATGGAGCAGGAGGTCTTGAAGATGACGCAGTCGCTCGGCGTCGGCGCTCAGTTCGGCGGCAAGTATTTCTGTCACGACGTGCGCGTCATCCGGCTGCCGCGCCACGGCGCGTCGCTGCCCATCGGTCTTGGCGTGTCGTGCTCGGCCGACCGCCAGGCGCTCGGCAAGATCACCAAGGACGGCGTGTTCCTGGAAGAGCTCGAGCACAATCCGGCAAAGTACCTGCCCGAGGTGAAGACCGAGAAGCTCGGCGGCGAGGTGGTGAAGATCGACCTCAACAAGCCAATGAAGGAGATCCTCGCGCAGCTCACCCGGTATCCGATCAAGACACGGCTGTCGCTGACCGGCCCGATGGTCGTGGCGCGCGATCTGGCGCACGCCAAACTGCGCGAGCGCCTGGAGAGCGGCAAGGGCCTGCCGGACTACTTCAAGAACCATCCGGTGTATTACGCCGGTCCCGCCAAGACGCCGGCCGGCTACGCCTCGGGCGCGTTCGGGCCGACCACCGCGGGACGCATGGACTCATTCGTTGCCGACTTCCAGAAGGCCGGCGGCTCCATGGTGATGCTCGCCAAGGGCAACCGCTCGCCGGCCGTGACCGCGGCCTGCAAGCAGTATGGCGGCTTCTATCTCGGCTCGATCGGCGGTGTCGCCGCGAACCTCGCCGAACACTGCATCAAGAAGGTCGAGGTCGTGGAATATCCCGAACTCGGCATGGAGGCGATCTGGCGGATCGAGGTCGTGGATTTCCCGGCCTTCATCGTCGTCGACGACAAGGGCAACGACTTCTTCAAGGAGCTCAATCTGTCCTGA
- a CDS encoding PilZ domain-containing protein, translating to MHKDFRKAVRSPVGKKAWIRFDDGFSVRECRLVDMSAGGVRIQVRAPYDVATQFSLLMTRNASPGRRCRVKWRQGLEIGAEFARQ from the coding sequence ATGCACAAGGATTTCAGGAAAGCCGTTCGGTCGCCGGTGGGCAAGAAGGCCTGGATCCGTTTCGACGACGGGTTCTCGGTCCGGGAATGCCGTCTCGTGGACATGTCGGCTGGCGGCGTTCGCATCCAGGTCCGGGCGCCCTACGACGTCGCCACGCAGTTCAGCCTCTTGATGACCCGCAACGCGTCGCCCGGCCGGCGTTGCCGGGTCAAATGGCGTCAGGGCCTGGAAATCGGCGCCGAGTTTGCCAGACAGTAG
- a CDS encoding SET domain-containing protein, whose product MPEGKYRIGRSRTGLGLFAVQPYRKREYVATYRGRKLANAEAERLEARGSRYMFEINSRWTIDGSSRRNHARYVNHSCRPNVEAIERRGGVIVYIARKKIKPEDEITVDYGKDYFEAFITKSRCLCEKCRERRAERQRGYRRKVKRALLRKKAIRKRSGIVGAKPASKTKAKAKTKSPRRKAKRGKKR is encoded by the coding sequence GTGCCTGAAGGAAAATATCGCATCGGCCGCTCTCGCACGGGACTCGGCCTGTTCGCAGTGCAGCCCTACCGGAAGCGCGAATACGTCGCCACGTATCGCGGACGGAAGCTCGCGAACGCAGAAGCCGAGCGGCTCGAAGCGCGCGGCTCGCGCTATATGTTCGAGATCAACTCGCGCTGGACCATCGACGGCTCGTCACGCCGGAATCACGCCCGCTACGTCAATCACTCCTGCCGGCCGAATGTCGAGGCAATCGAGCGTCGCGGCGGCGTGATCGTCTATATCGCCCGGAAGAAGATCAAGCCGGAAGACGAGATCACGGTCGACTACGGCAAGGACTATTTCGAAGCCTTCATCACCAAGTCGCGCTGCCTTTGCGAGAAGTGCCGCGAGCGCCGCGCCGAGCGGCAGCGAGGCTATCGCCGGAAGGTGAAGCGGGCTCTGCTGCGCAAGAAAGCGATTCGCAAGCGCTCGGGCATCGTCGGCGCGAAGCCCGCGTCCAAGACCAAAGCCAAGGCCAAGACAAAGTCGCCGCGGCGCAAGGCCAAGCGCGGCAAGAAGCGTTAG
- a CDS encoding Bug family tripartite tricarboxylate transporter substrate binding protein, giving the protein MLRAFISLLLLLTGATAQAQQYPASPVRVLVGFAAGSGPDIQARTIAQQLATHFNQSFYIENKTGANGTIAARTVATAQPDGLNLLFSSSSISPTPHIYKNLGYDTLTDLRAIATSGILDGMLMLVDAKSPIKTVPEFIKHAKETRVLYGSPGVGNILHLAAEAFSIKAGITMQHVPYKGSSEVVTALLSGSIEVMFVTPPSVLGLVKEGRVRALAFTGTKPFAEFPNVPLMKDLLPGYQPMGSWGMFFAPGKTPDAIADKLNAAVREALQVPSVSSVMQRDGYIPDNRSAAETQAFFNKEVAVVGEAVKAAKIEPN; this is encoded by the coding sequence ATGCTTCGGGCTTTCATCTCTTTATTGCTGCTGCTCACGGGCGCCACGGCGCAGGCGCAGCAGTATCCCGCAAGCCCGGTGCGCGTGCTGGTCGGCTTTGCCGCCGGCAGCGGCCCGGACATCCAGGCCCGCACCATCGCGCAGCAGCTCGCCACCCATTTCAACCAGTCGTTCTATATCGAGAACAAGACCGGCGCGAACGGCACCATCGCGGCGCGCACGGTCGCGACCGCACAGCCCGACGGGCTCAACCTGCTGTTCTCGAGTTCGTCGATCTCGCCGACGCCGCACATCTACAAGAACCTCGGCTACGACACGCTGACCGATCTTCGCGCCATTGCCACCTCCGGTATCCTCGACGGCATGCTGATGCTGGTCGACGCCAAGTCGCCGATCAAAACCGTGCCGGAGTTCATCAAGCACGCCAAGGAGACGCGCGTGCTCTATGGTTCGCCCGGCGTCGGCAACATCCTGCATCTCGCCGCCGAAGCCTTCAGCATCAAGGCCGGCATCACCATGCAGCATGTGCCCTACAAGGGCTCGTCCGAGGTGGTGACGGCGCTGCTCAGCGGCAGCATCGAGGTGATGTTCGTGACCCCGCCCTCGGTCCTCGGTTTGGTCAAGGAGGGACGCGTCCGCGCGCTGGCCTTCACCGGCACCAAGCCCTTCGCGGAATTTCCCAACGTGCCGCTGATGAAGGATCTCCTGCCCGGCTATCAGCCGATGGGGTCGTGGGGCATGTTCTTTGCGCCCGGCAAGACGCCCGATGCCATCGCCGACAAGCTCAACGCCGCGGTGCGCGAAGCGCTTCAGGTGCCGTCGGTGTCCTCAGTCATGCAGCGCGACGGCTACATCCCCGACAACCGCAGCGCGGCCGAGACCCAGGCGTTCTTCAACAAGGAGGTCGCGGTGGTCGGCGAAGCCGTGAAAGCCGCCAAGATCGAGCCGAACTGA
- a CDS encoding Bug family tripartite tricarboxylate transporter substrate binding protein, translating to MVVRILIAALIACAALANNAQAQDWPTKPIRIVTGFAAGGIGDLGARLLAEHITRTTGQQAVVENRTGAAGTLGMDVVAKAPPDGTTLGLVLNGNLVINPFIQKQMPFDALRDLIPVAAIGEAPQMIALSTEVPAKTFKEFQALAKAKPGTYSYGSAGVGSLPHLSVAEFARLAGIELIHVPYRGNAPAMTDLIAGRIQLSSSSIGQFRGAIDAGKIRLLLTATKERLPYLPDVPSSAEAGLPGYLMSVWIGVVAPAGTPAPMLDRIHAVTQDMLKDQAARTAMSGAGLDPMVMSRAAFADFVKAEYVRWEGIVANAGVVKE from the coding sequence ATGGTCGTGCGGATCCTGATCGCGGCGCTGATCGCGTGCGCGGCGCTTGCGAACAACGCGCAGGCACAAGACTGGCCGACCAAGCCGATCCGGATCGTCACGGGCTTTGCGGCCGGCGGCATCGGAGATCTTGGCGCGCGGCTGCTCGCCGAGCACATCACGCGCACGACCGGTCAGCAGGCCGTGGTCGAGAACCGCACCGGCGCGGCCGGCACGCTCGGCATGGACGTGGTGGCCAAAGCGCCGCCCGACGGCACCACGCTCGGCCTCGTGCTCAACGGCAACCTCGTCATCAATCCGTTCATCCAGAAGCAGATGCCGTTCGACGCACTGAGGGACCTCATTCCCGTCGCGGCGATCGGCGAGGCGCCGCAGATGATCGCGCTGTCGACCGAGGTGCCGGCGAAGACCTTCAAGGAGTTCCAGGCGCTGGCGAAGGCCAAGCCCGGCACCTATTCGTACGGCTCGGCGGGCGTGGGTTCGCTGCCGCATCTGTCGGTCGCCGAATTCGCGCGCCTGGCCGGCATCGAGCTCATCCACGTGCCCTATCGCGGCAATGCGCCGGCCATGACCGATCTCATCGCCGGGCGCATTCAGCTCAGCTCCAGCTCGATCGGCCAGTTTCGCGGCGCCATCGACGCCGGGAAAATCCGCCTGCTGCTGACCGCCACGAAAGAGCGCCTGCCGTATCTGCCGGACGTGCCGTCATCGGCCGAGGCGGGGCTTCCCGGTTATCTGATGAGCGTCTGGATCGGCGTCGTCGCGCCGGCCGGCACGCCTGCGCCGATGCTCGACCGCATTCACGCCGTCACCCAGGACATGCTGAAGGATCAGGCGGCGCGCACCGCCATGAGCGGCGCGGGTCTCGATCCGATGGTGATGAGCCGTGCGGCGTTCGCCGATTTCGTGAAGGCCGAATATGTGCGCTGGGAGGGCATCGTTGCGAATGCCGGCGTGGTGAAGGAATAG
- a CDS encoding GNAT family N-acetyltransferase, whose amino-acid sequence MSGGQHIDERDRPWRPMSADDLVAVHALSMRVHPNYPERAEVLAEKFRLFPAGCFVLQTGGNVAGYCFSHPWSKGTVPALDSLLGALPVTPTTYYVHDLTLDEALRGQGQGRAIVPLLLKAAQSSGLAHLSLVAVNRRGPFWQAAGFTRTADESLQAAARAKYDSDAVHMERVL is encoded by the coding sequence ATGAGCGGTGGGCAGCACATCGACGAGCGCGATCGGCCGTGGCGGCCGATGTCGGCTGACGATCTCGTGGCCGTCCATGCGCTCTCGATGCGCGTGCATCCGAATTATCCCGAGCGGGCCGAGGTGCTGGCCGAGAAATTCAGGCTTTTTCCTGCGGGTTGCTTCGTCTTGCAAACAGGCGGCAACGTTGCCGGCTATTGTTTTTCGCACCCGTGGAGCAAAGGCACGGTGCCGGCGCTCGACAGCCTGCTCGGCGCGCTGCCCGTCACGCCGACGACATATTACGTTCATGATCTGACGCTCGACGAAGCGTTGCGCGGGCAAGGGCAGGGCCGCGCGATCGTGCCGCTGCTGTTGAAGGCCGCGCAATCGTCAGGCCTGGCGCACCTGTCGCTCGTGGCGGTGAACCGCCGGGGGCCGTTCTGGCAGGCCGCCGGATTTACGCGCACCGCCGACGAATCACTTCAGGCTGCGGCGCGGGCGAAATACGATTCGGACGCCGTGCACATGGAGCGGGTGCTTTAG
- a CDS encoding GmrSD restriction endonuclease domain-containing protein produces MATGVSITHKTTTKSVLDLCNLFEGGNLNLDPGFQRQSVWKERDRAKLIDSILRNYPIPAIFLYRRHEDGELVFDVIDGKQRLESILMFTGRMRGRFATKSQLPGTDDSDPAETIDWKLLNRKGLHHRILGYEFPVIEVDGELGDIIEVFVRINSTGKALTQQEKRHAKYYNSPFLREASRIARRFEGYFLDNGIFSTGQISRMKHVELISELMLSLTQGDVLNKKTALDRVMKTTSFDGRQIAKASRLVTTTLKRVKRMLPQFRTTRLKRVTDFYTLAVLVGKFEQEGLILTDRRRNQLAWNLLQAFATNVDEVREQQRRLKGSHPGQEIYRDYLLTVSQMTDDVSQRRKREQILSSILRSLFAIKDSQRGFSAEQRRILWNTSVNRTCRYPKCNRILTWDDFTIDHVNPHSRGGRSQLDNAALMCREHNSSKGNRRKKIYRLAA; encoded by the coding sequence ATGGCGACCGGGGTTTCAATTACGCACAAAACCACAACAAAGAGCGTTCTCGATCTATGCAATCTATTCGAAGGCGGCAACTTAAATCTCGATCCCGGCTTTCAACGACAATCGGTTTGGAAAGAACGCGATCGAGCGAAGCTGATTGACAGCATATTACGAAACTACCCCATCCCAGCGATTTTCCTATATCGGCGGCACGAGGACGGCGAACTCGTGTTTGACGTCATAGACGGCAAACAACGACTTGAATCCATCCTGATGTTCACCGGACGAATGCGCGGACGATTTGCGACAAAATCGCAATTGCCGGGCACCGACGATTCGGACCCCGCGGAAACAATCGACTGGAAACTTCTTAACCGAAAAGGTCTTCATCACAGGATACTTGGCTACGAATTTCCGGTGATAGAAGTCGATGGCGAACTCGGCGACATCATCGAAGTGTTTGTCCGTATTAATTCGACGGGAAAAGCCCTCACACAACAAGAGAAACGTCACGCCAAATACTACAACAGCCCCTTCTTGCGAGAAGCATCACGGATCGCGAGGCGATTCGAGGGCTATTTTCTGGACAATGGAATTTTCAGCACGGGCCAGATTAGCCGCATGAAGCATGTTGAATTGATTAGCGAGCTAATGCTTTCACTTACACAAGGCGACGTTCTGAACAAAAAAACGGCGCTTGATCGCGTAATGAAGACAACTTCGTTCGACGGGCGGCAAATCGCAAAAGCATCGCGTCTGGTCACCACAACTCTGAAACGAGTTAAACGGATGCTCCCCCAATTCAGAACGACACGTCTTAAACGTGTAACAGACTTCTACACTTTGGCGGTCTTAGTTGGGAAATTTGAGCAAGAAGGTCTGATTCTCACTGATCGCCGACGTAATCAATTAGCCTGGAACCTGCTACAGGCATTCGCGACCAACGTGGATGAAGTCCGCGAACAACAACGCCGTCTCAAGGGTTCTCATCCGGGCCAAGAAATCTACCGCGACTATCTACTAACCGTTTCGCAGATGACAGACGATGTAAGCCAGCGACGCAAACGCGAACAAATTCTCTCAAGCATTTTACGAAGCCTATTTGCAATAAAGGACTCTCAGCGTGGCTTCTCGGCGGAGCAACGACGAATTCTTTGGAACACTTCCGTCAATCGAACTTGTCGATACCCAAAATGCAATCGAATTCTCACTTGGGACGATTTCACAATTGACCACGTAAATCCACATAGCAGGGGCGGCCGCAGCCAATTGGATAATGCAGCGCTGATGTGTCGCGAGCACAATTCATCTAAGGGCAATAGGCGCAAAAAAATCTACAGACTGGCCGCATAA
- a CDS encoding glutathione S-transferase has translation MRYELYYWPEIQGRGEFVRLALEEAGATYVDVARRRGYGAGAMMKMMESGGRQPFAPPFLKAGKLVIAQVALILQYLGPKLRLVPRSEADRLWAHQLQLTVTDFVLEVHNTHHPLSSQLYYEDQKLAAKRYTQEFWRHRVPKFLGYFEEIVQKSRGPYVFGRRLSYVDLSLFQIVAGLRYAFPRRMKRFEKQIPRLVALHDHVAERPRIAAYLQSERRIPFNEWGVFRAYKELDG, from the coding sequence ATGCGATACGAGCTCTATTATTGGCCGGAAATCCAGGGGCGCGGCGAATTCGTCCGGCTGGCGCTGGAGGAGGCGGGGGCAACCTACGTCGACGTGGCGCGACGGCGCGGCTACGGCGCGGGCGCGATGATGAAGATGATGGAAAGCGGCGGACGGCAGCCTTTCGCGCCGCCGTTTCTGAAGGCCGGCAAGCTCGTGATCGCCCAGGTCGCGCTGATCCTGCAGTATCTCGGGCCGAAGCTGCGGCTGGTGCCGCGAAGCGAAGCCGACCGGCTGTGGGCGCATCAGCTGCAACTCACCGTCACCGACTTCGTGCTCGAGGTTCACAACACCCACCACCCGCTCTCGAGCCAGCTTTATTACGAAGATCAGAAGCTCGCGGCGAAGCGCTACACGCAGGAGTTCTGGCGGCACCGGGTGCCGAAGTTTCTCGGCTATTTCGAGGAGATCGTTCAGAAGAGCCGCGGGCCTTACGTGTTCGGCCGCAGGCTGAGCTATGTCGATCTCAGCCTGTTTCAGATCGTCGCCGGGCTGCGCTACGCGTTTCCCAGGCGCATGAAGCGCTTCGAGAAGCAGATCCCGCGGCTCGTCGCGCTGCACGACCACGTCGCCGAACGGCCGCGTATCGCCGCGTATCTGCAATCCGAGCGGCGCATTCCGTTCAACGAATGGGGCGTCTTCCGCGCCTACAAGGAGCTCGACGGCTGA